Proteins encoded by one window of Sorex araneus isolate mSorAra2 chromosome 3, mSorAra2.pri, whole genome shotgun sequence:
- the KRT25 gene encoding keratin, type I cytoskeletal 25 has protein sequence MSLRLSSGSRRTCPRTTAGSLRLSAGGASFGAGNACGVPGIGSNFSCAFGSSSLGANAGGSNSCASFTVNEGGLLSGNEKVTMQNLNDRLASYLDNVRALEEANADLEQKIKGWYEKFGPGSCRGLDHDYSRYFPIIDDLKNQIIAATTSNANAVLQIDNARLTADDFRLKYENELALHQSVEADVNGLRRVLDEITLCRTDLEIQYETLSEEMSYLKKNHKEEMQVLQCAAGGNVNVEMNAAPGVDLTVLLNNMRAEYEDLAEQNRRDAEAWFNEKSASLQQQISEDVGATTSARNELTEMKRTLQTLEIELQSLLATKHSLECSLTETEGNYCTQLAQIQAQIGALEEQLHQVRTETEGQKLEYEQLLDLKVHLEKEIETYCLLIGGDDGACKSGSYKSKDYGSGNMGSQLKDPIKAIVVKKVLEEVDQRSKILTTRLHSLEEKSQGN, from the exons ATGTCTCTTCGACTTTCCAGTGGTTCCAGGAGAACCTGTCCCCGCACCACAGCGGGGTCGCTCAGGCTCTCTGCAGGGGGGGCCAGCTTCGGGGCTGGAAATGCTTGCGGCGTGCCAGGAATTGGGAGTAACTTCTCCTGCGCTTTTGGAAGCAGCTCTCTGGGGGCAAATGCCGGGGGAAGCAACTCCTGTGCCAGCTTTACTGTCAACGAGGGGGGTCTCCTCTCTGGGAACGAGAAGGTGACCATGCAGAACCTCAATGACCGCCTGGCATCCTACCTGGATAACGTGCGTGCCTTGGAGGAAGCCAATGCTGACCTGGAGCAGAAGATCAAAGGCTGGTATGAGAAATTCGGGCCTGGTTCCTGCCGTGGGCTTGATCACGACTACAGTAGATACTTCCCAATAATTGATGATCTTAAGAATCAG ATCATTGCTGCCACCACCAGCAATGCAAATGCGGTTCTGCAGATTGACAATGCCAGGCTGACCGCTGATGATTTCAGACTCAA GTATGAAAATGAGCTGGCCCTTCACCAGAGTGTCGAGGCGGATGTCAACGGATTGCGCAGAGTTCTGGATGAAATAACGCTGTGCAGGACTGACCTGGAGATTCAGTATGAAACCCTCAGTGAGGAGATGAGCTACCTCAAGAAGAACCATAAGGAG GAAATGCAAGTTCTGCAGTGCGCGGCGGGAGGCAACGTGAACGTGGAGATGAACGCGGCGCCCGGCGTGGACCTCACGGTGCTGCTCAACAACATGCGCGCCGAGTACGAGGACCTGGCGGAGCAGAACCGCAGGGACGCCGAGGCCTGGTTCAACGAGAAG AGCGCGTCGCTACAGCAGCAGATCTCCGAGGACGTGGGCGCCACCACCTCGGCCCGCAACGAGCTGACGGAGATGAAGCGCACGCTGCAGACCCTGGAAATTGAACTCCAGTCCCTCTTGGCCACG AAACACTCTCTGGAGTGCTCCCTCACCGAGACCGAGGGCAACTactgcacgcagctggcccagatCCAGGCGCAGATCGGGGCCCTGGAGGAGCAGCTGCACCAGGTCCGCACGGAGACCGAGGGCCAGAAGCTGGAGTACGAGCAGCTGCTGGACCTCAAGGTGCACTTGGAAAAGGAAATCGAGACCTACTGCCTCCTGATTGGTGGAGATGATGG GGCTTGCAAGTCTGGAAGTTACAAGTCTAAAGATTATGGATCTGGAAACATGGGAAGTCAGCTTAAAG atcccATCAAAGCCATCGTGGTTAAGAAGGTTCTTGAGGAAGTAGACCAGCGCAGCAAAATCCTCACCACCAGGCTCCACTCCCTGGAAGAGAAATCTCAAGGCAATTAA